Genomic window (Sediminispirochaeta smaragdinae DSM 11293):
TGTCACAGCGAAGGGCCTTGGTGAATCCCACTATGCCGAAGGTGCTTGAGAGTACGGAGCGTACCGCCTCTTCCGGAGCCTCCTGACATCTAAGATACACCCTTCCACTATGCATTCGCAGCTCTGATCGGTAGGGCAGCAGCTTTTTTTTGATATTCTTTCGTAAAAGCCTTTCGAAAAAGATTCGGTTATCTCCCTTTAGGGCTATTTCCCCGAAACGTATCAGATACAGTGATTCTTTCATCTTCTTTCCTTAAAATGCCCTTCCGAGAAATTGTATTGTCTGATCAAGGGCTTGCAGAAATTGTTCTATCTGGGCACAGGTGGTATCTGGGCCTATGGAAATGCGAAAGGCTCCCAGGGCATCCGCTTCTCCGACTCCTGCCTTCATAAGGGCACGTCTGATTTTCTTTCCACCATGACTACCACGATTTGAACAGGCAGATCCAGCGGATATGGCATATCCCTTATCGTTCATGACGCGTACCAATGTTTCGGAAGGAATGGGTGATGCGGTGGCGCTGATGGTCGATCCGACAAAATTCCGGGGTGATGCCTTTCGCGAACGAGGAATAACGCTTACCCCTTTCATGGAGGAAAGCCCCTCAAATAGCAGCATCTGTGCCTCTTTACTCGGCAGCCGTCCCTCCGTGGCCATGGTAAGGCTTTCGGTCAAAGCCGCAATGGCTGGCAGGTTTTCCGTTCCCGGCCTCATACCCATTTCCTGGCCCCCACCTGGAAATGGATGGGCAAGAGGTTTCTTAAGGTAAAGAATTCCTATCCCCCGGGGAGCTCCTATCTTGTGGCCGCTGAAGCTGGCGGAATCGATCCCCGAAGCGATGATATCTTCGGCAATACTAATCTCTCGTTTACCGCCTGCCTGAACCGCATCGGTGTGAATATGAACGGGATGACCTTCCTCTTTACTTCGTATTGCTTCAACAAGCTTTTGTATGGGAAAGATCTCCCCTGTTTCGTTGTGGACTGCCATACAGCAGGCAAGCTTTGTATCCCCGGTGATGAGCCTTACATACTCTTCCACGGAAAAACGGCTCTCCTCCCGGATCGAAGGCTCTGCCAGGGAAAAACCGAATTCGCTGAAAATCGGGCGATACTCCCATATGGCGGGATGTTCGAAGCCTGGGATGATAATCTTTCCGGTTCCCTTAGTCCTGAGAAAAGAGTGGAGAACAATGGCATTGCTCTCTGTTCCTCCGGAGGTGAAAATGATGTGCTCCGGTTCGGTTCCCAGCATATGGGCAACACGCTTCCTGCACGCTTCGAGAAGAGACGATGCCTCTTTCCCTTCTTTGTGTACTGCCGAAGGATTTCCGGGAAATCTTTCGGCAGTTTTATCATAAGCCTCTCGGGCTCGATCGCTTAAAGGTGCTGTTGCCGCCCAATCGAGGTATATTCTTTCCATCATGGAGCGATGATAGCGTTAATGATACGCTCTTTCAAGACAATGGCCTTGAAAAAAGTGCTTATCACGTGTATCCTATGTATTCGTATGGACGATCAAACTTGTTGTGCAGATATTATTATTGAGACCTACGCTGAGAAGCTCAAGGTATGTGGACACCCTGTTCGCCTCAAGATCCTTTGTCTTATTGAGAAGGAAGAGGCATGTGTTATGGAGCTCTGGAAGTGTTTAAACCAGTCACAGCCCGTGGTCTCACAGCACCTCGCCGTTCTGAAAGAAAAGGGAATAGTCGATTCCGAGATTCAGGGAAACAAACGCTTTTATTCTATTGTAGACCCTTTTATTAAGTCGATTGTTCAGTCGTTGGGTACCGTCTGATTTTCTCACATGGACGATACGTTATGAAGCAAGAATTTCGACTTGGAGAGCGGGTGAGTACTGTCCGTTTCCTTGAACAGGGGGAACGGGCAGAAGAGATTATCAGGCGCGAATATCCTCATTCCCTTATCATCTGGGTTGCCGACGAGAATACCTCCCGTTATCTTCCGGCTGGGGAGCCTCATTGTTTGGTTTTACCTGCGGGCGAAGCCTTCAAGACGATGGAAACAATCCTTCGCATTGTAGATTTTGCTCTTCAGGTCGGGGCCGGACGCGATAGCCTTTTCGTTGCCCTTGGCGGTGGTGTTGTGTGCGACATGACCGCCTTTGCGGCCTCGGTATACATGCGGGGAGCCGGGGTCGTTCTTTTACCCAGTACGCTTCTGGCAATGGTTGATGCCACGCTCGGAGGAAAGAGCGGTGTGGACTATCGTGGCTACAAAAACATCATAGGAACCTTTTATCCTGCTTCGCTGATCATTATTGAACCGACATATCTGGCTTCTCTCCCTCAGAGGGAAATCATGGGAGGACTTGCCGAGGTTGTCAAACATGCCATGCTCTCCGGCGAGGATGCCCTTGAAAGGATCGAAAGGCTTCTTCCCGATATAAAGGCGGGCAATCGTGATGCCTTCTCTTCGATTATTGCCGAAAGTTTGACGGTGAAAGGGGCGGTTATCGAGCAAGATCCCTTGGAAAGAGGGATACGTGCTCATCTTAATCTCGGACATACCTTTGCCCATGCACTGGAAAGTGCCACCGGGTTTAACGGATGGAGTCACGGTGAGGCGGTAGCATGGGGGCTTTCCCGGGCCCTCCACGCCGGTGAGCTTTTAGGAGAAACCGATCCTGGCTATCGGCGCTTTATCGATGAACTTCTTGATCGTTTCGGTTATAGAAGATATGCCGAGGCCGACACCTCCGCAATCCTTGAGGCAGTCGGAAGCGATAAAAAGAAGCGGGGAGGCGAGGTGCGTTTCGTTTTGCAAAAAAAGGCGGGCGATACCTTTACCAGAGCGCTTCCCCGAGAAATTGTCGAGGAAGCGATATCCGGCGGCTGTCTGAACCCTTAGTATGTTTTAATATGATTCAAAAATAGTGTTTAAGCGACGATACGCGTCGTTTACCTTTTCCACCAGCGTATGCTTTGTCGATTCATTCAGTTCGTCGGCAAGGGCTTCAAGGCTTGATAGCGAGACATCCACCGCGGTATGAAAGCTTTTAATCACCTTGAACCAGTAGACACCAACGCCATCGGTTTCCAGGGTAATGAAGCCAAGTCGTTTTGACGATTTTTTCGTCTTTGCAGTTCGCAGTAAGGCATCGAGGTGACCACACAGCGCTTCGAGTTCCTCTGCGGCATTATAGTTTTTCCCCCCGGGGGCAGGATACGAAAGGTCTTTCGGCGGATTGATAAAGGGAACAATCTTGATAATGCTGGCGATTCTGTCTCCCGTATGGATTTCATACCCGGACCAGGTAATCTTTGCCCTGGCGTTTTCCTGTATCTGTGGCAACGATTCTCCCGATTGGACCAGGGGTGATATCTCTTCCCAGGGAAGTACTGCGATCTTCTTTTTCCCCTTGTAGGGCTCCATCGTAAAGTTTTTTTCTCCGACCTTGATTGTCCAGCTCGTGTCCCGCTTCGCTTTCTGCTTCTCCTCTTTCTCTTGTTTTTTTGAACTTGGCTTTCCCGCTTTTGTCGTTATCAGCAGATTCAGTGAGGGGGATATCTCTTCGAGCCAGGAACGGTGGAGGGGGCTGACGGATCGTGCGAACATTCTGCTGGTGCGGACAATCTCCCCTGCCACAATGAACCCTGGAGATTCTCGAAACATACAGCTTCCCGGATGAATTTGTATTCTATCGGCGGTGAGGCTGCGATAGATGCCTCTTCCCGTACGCACACAGACGAATTGCACAAGTCCGGCGGCAATCGAGCAGAGGATATCCCGGGTCGCTCCGCCGGAGGAGATGGGCACTCCAAAGCCGGAAACAATTTCCTCGAGTTGTTGTTTAATGTTTACGATCTCTCCCATGGTTCGGTAGTCGAGATAGTAGGTATCGCAAAAGTGTTCCCGCCGTTTTTTCCCTTTCAGTTTGATAAACTGTCGGAAAATGGAAATGTAGGAGATAAAATCCCCTGCAGGGTCGGAAAGCTGATGATGGGCCCTTCTTGCCTCCATCTCCTCTCCTGGGGGAAGCACAAAGGGGGTATGCGTTGAAAGAAAGGCGGTGGCAATAAGTACTTCTTCCATCGCCGAGGGATAGCGGAATATGGCCTCCACCAAGATTTTGGAGTGTCTGGGGCTCAGAGGAAAATCGACCATCATGAGCCCTGTTCTCGTGAGCTGTCGTTCTTCGGTGAGCGCATCCAACAGTTTGAGGGTTTCGATTGCTCCAATGATGCCGGGGCGCCCCGGAGGACTGATAAAATCAAAGGCTTCAAATTCCTGGATATCGAGTTCTGCCATGCGCAGAACGACTTCCGAAAGATCGGTTCGATAGATTTCTTCAAGGGTAAAGGGATCGCGATGCTGATAATCCCGTTTATCGTAAAGACGATAACAAACTCCCGGCCGTGTTCGTCCGGCGCGCCCCTTTCGCTGGTCGCAGCTTGCCTGCGAGATAGGCCCTTCAATGAGACTGCTGGTAAAGGTGCGCGGATTGTAGTAGTTAAGCTTTGCCAGTCCCGAATCTATGACCGTGGTGATGCCATCGATGGTAACACTTGTTTCAGCGATGTTGGTGGAAATAACCACCTTTGACTTCCCCCTCGGCGTAGGAACAAAAACTTGTTCCTGTTCCTCTTTTGTCAACCTTCCGTACAGCGGAAGAATGTAGAGCTTTTTTGCAAAAGAGGAGGTTGAAAGGGCTGTCATTGCATCCTTGATCGCCTTTTCACCGGAAAGAAATATGAGAATGTCACCCGGCGTTTTGTGCTTTACCGTATCGCCGACGATGGATACGATCTTTTCCGTTAGGAGATCGGGATCGCCGGGGTGTTCGAGTGGCGCATAACGGATTTCAACGGGATGGATAATTGCATCGATATGAAGAATTGGTGCCTTGCCGAAATAGTCCGAAAAGATTTTTGGGTTGATGGTGGCAGAGGAGATAATAACCTTCAGGTCTTTTCGCTCCTGGATGATCTCCTTAAGCAATCCCAAAATAAAGTCGATATTGAGGCTGCGCTCATGGGCCTCATCGACCATGATGACCGAATAGCGACTCAGGTAGCGATCAGCCTTTAGTTCCTGGAGCAAAATCCCGTCGGTCATGATCTTGATGGCGGTTTCGGAGACGGTCTGGTCCTCAAAACGCATCTTATATCCCACAATGCCGGGGACCTTTGTTCCCATCTGGGAAGCGATATAATCGGAGACGGAGACCGCCGCGATCCTTCTCGGCTGGGTTACTCCGATTATTCCCCGCCCGGCGTATCCTGCTTCGTAAAGAATCATGGGTAACTGAGTAGTCTTACCCGACCCTGTAGGGCTTTCCACGACGATAACCTGGTTCTTCTCGAGTTCATCGAGGATCTTTGCCCGCTGTTGGTAGATAGGCAACTCTGGATGGTTCATTCCTCTGTGGCGACCATCCGGCACCAATCAATTGCCTCTTTTATGTCAATCATGTTACGAGACTCTCGCGTCGCGAGATTCTTGACCGAGACTTTTCCTGCGTTCTTCTCGTCTCCTCCACAGATAAGGGCCATTCGGATACCGCGCTTTTCGGCCCAGGCGAACTGTTTCCCAAGTTTTTGGCTTTGGAGTTGGACCTCACAGGAGAGGCCTGCCTTTCGCACTTTTCCTGCGAGCATGTGATAGTATCCAGACAGTGATTCATCGATATTAAATATGGCAACGGCGGGAGCGCTGGTGCTCCCTCCTGCCTTGCCCAGCTCTTCCAGCGCGGCAACGAGACGGTCTAGTCCGATGGAGGAGCCTACCCCTGGCAACTGCTGTTTGGTGTAAAGGGATGCAAGGTTGTTGTAACGGCCTCCTGAACAAACCGATCCTATTTGAGGCAAGTCGTTGAGGAAGGTCTCGTAGACGATCCCCGTGTAGTAGTCCAGGCCCCGGGTTATCGAAGGATCGAGGATAAAGGAGTCGGCAACCGAGGCCTCTTCGAGTGCCCGGTAAATCTCCCGCAATCGATTACTCTCCTCGCAACTGCCCCCGGCGAGCTCTTCAAGCTTCTCCACGGCCTCGAGAAAGCTTCCTTTTGCCTGAATGTAGTCGAGCACCTTTTCTGCTGTCTGGGAGCCGATTTCTGAGGCCAGCTGCTCGCGCACTTCTTTCTCGCCGATTTTGGCCAATTTGTCGACAATGCGCAGTATTGCCGCAGAATGGGAGGCCACCTCAATGGTATCGAGGAAGCGGTTGAAAAGCCCCCGATGATTGACCTTGAAGCTCACATTGTCGATGCCGAGGGCGGTAAAGGCACTGCGCATCATCAAAAGAATTTCGAGATCGGCCGAGAGGGCGTCGATTCCGACGATATCAAAGTCGCACTGTACGAACTCCCGGTATCGGCCTTTCTGTGTATTTTCCCCTCGCCAGACCTTGTCGATATGATAGCGTTTGAAGGGGAGGGACAATTCATTAATATGGCTTGCCATGAAACGGGCAAAGGGAACGGTGAGGTCGAATCGCATGGCGACCTCTCTACCCCCTTGATCGGTAAAGGCATAGACCTGCTTATCGGTCTCTCCTCCGCCCTTACCCAACAGTACCTCCCGGTATTCGAGAACCGGGGTATCGATTGGAACAAATCCATAACCGAGAAAAACCTGTTCAAGTGTATGCATGATGGCAATCCGTCTAGATGCCTGATCGGGAAGAAAATCCCTGAAACCTTTTAAGACTCTTGGCTCTATGATCACGAAAGAGGCTCCTTTTTCTCTTACTTGATTTTTATGGTCGAACAATTTACCATAGTGTAAACGAAAACTGATTCTTACTGCAAGCGAGAGATGTTTTGCTGAAACGATATGCTACCGATGAGAAGGGGCAAAGTGTCCCGATAGCGAAAATTTACACCGAGCAAGAACACCCGATCTCTTCCGATCAAATCGATAGTGATGCCTTTGCCATTACAAGGCGTCTTAAGGATGCCGGATTTGAGGCCTATATTGTCGGCGGAGCGGTGAGAGATTTGCTTCAGGGGAAGAGTCCGAAAGATTTTGATATTGCAACCAGTGCATATCCAAAGCAGGTTAGAAAGCTTTTTCGTAATTCGAGGATCATCGGAAGACGTTTTCGCTTGGTACATGTGCACTATGGTAGCGGTAAGATCATTGAGGTATCGACCTTTCGGACCGACGACGAGGAAGGTAACTCGAATAATGTGTTCGGTACCCTTGAAGACGATGTAAAACGCAGGGATTTTAGCGTAAACGCCCTCTATTTTGATCCGCAAAAACTGCACATCATCGATTTTGTCGATGGTGTAAAAGATGTCAGAGCCGGAAAGATGAAGAGTTTGCTCCCCTTAGATAGGACCTTTAAAGATGATCCTGTCCGTATGATCAGGGCGATCAAGTATTCTACCGGTGGCGGATTTCGCATGGGATGGAAGCTTCGCCGGGCCATCGCCAGGCATGTGGACGAGCTTGAGCGTTGTCCATCCTCCCGCATGACCGAAGAGGTGTTTAAGGTCCTCGCCTCCGGTCGCTCGGCTCTTCTTATTGATGAATTTTTGAAAACAGGATTGTTTCGCCATATGCTCCCGCGTATCGATTCCCTTCTCAAATCGGGGGACAAGAAGCTTCGAGGAGCCTTCTTTGCTTCCTTGGAAGAGTTGGACCTTCTTGTTCGGGAAAAGAACGAGGATCGTAAGGGACAAATGCTTGTTAGGTTGCTTGGCCCCTTTCTGGAACTCTCCCTAGAGGGTACCAATAGTGTCGATCTGTTCCGTGATACCTTTAAATCCTTTAAGCAGTTGCTTGAACCAATAACACCGCCCAACCATGAAGTGGAGATGGCGGTCATAAAGCTTTTTCGGCAATGCGGTATCAGAACCCCACGTAATATTGCACGAAGACCGAAACCCTCCTCTCTCGAGCCCATAGCGAAAGATAAGGAGAATAAAACGAGACGAAGTCGTAGACGAAAAAAGCGCCAGTCGGCTGAAAATGCCGACGTAGCGCTTGATGTTTAACCCTGTTCTCTTTTTTTACTCTTCTGTCTCTTTCGTCGCATTTCCGCTTTCAGAGTTGATTCTCGTAAGCAGATCATCTGCTTTGACGCCGAAACCCTCCGGATCCAGGCTCTTTACCTGGCTTAGGTAAAAGGCTGCGTCGCTGTTGCGACTATCGGCATAAGCATTTACACCAAGAGCGTAGTAGGTGAGAGGAGCGTTCCCGCCCGCCTGAATGGAAGAGTGATAGTAATATTCCGCCGAGGCATAGTCTGCTCTTGCATAACCGATGAGGCCCAGATAGTAGTAGGGAATGTAATTCTCCGGGCGAAGAGCCATCGCGGAACTGAAGAGCTTTTCCGCCTCATCGTATTGTTCAAGCCCATAGGCCTGCATTCCCGATTCAATCAGATCCGGGAAGGTTTTGACCGAGGAGATATAACTTGCAAAGTCGGAAACAAAGAGATTGCGGTCCGTCCATGCAAAGGCGCGCTGTACCGTGGAATTCTCATTGTCGCGTTTTGTCGCATCGGCGGAGAGACTCGAAATTGCATCCCACAGAGCTCTATTGTAATTTTTGTACTCGCTGTTGAGTAGGAACGAGACAAGTCCCCAGCTTTCGGCATAGAACTGGTCGATATTCGCATTTGCGGTTTCGGCATCGACATAGAGAAGCATATTGAGAGGCAGCAGTCCTGAACTTCCTTCTGTTTCGTTTTCCTCGGCAAGAAGGGTTCTCAGATAGGGAATCCATCCAAGATTTTCCCGATAGATTGCCGTTTTCCGGTCTGCGTTGTAACTGCTCTCTTCGAAATAAATAGCGAAGCCCTTCTGCAGCCAAAGGGGAGGCTCGCTAATAAAGCTGCGGAGGTATTGAACGAAACCGTGATGGATAAGGGAGCGACGCTCCAATTCCGGATCATCCATGGCATAGCCGACAAGCTCGCTTTTCGCTGAATTTTTATATTGAAGAAAGACAAAGGTATCTCTTGTCTCTGATACCGTCGAGCGAAGATAATCATCAAACTTTGCCTTGCTGGAAAAGAGCCTGACATTCATTTTATTCTGAAGCTCCGCGGGATCAAAATGAAAGTACGAGTTGAAGAGCACGAAAAATGCATCAAGAAATTCGGCATTTGCCTGTGCATCTTCTTTACCCATTTCGGAGAAGACTCTATAGTGATTCCCTTCCGCCATCTGCATGCTTTGCCCAAATACCATGGCTGTGGTGCATAGAAGAAGAACTGCGATGATTGATCTTCGTTTCATGATAACCGCTCCTTATGTCTCTATCCAATGGAGAAATTATATCTCCTCACTTATCTATCGGCCGTAATGAGCAAAAAAATTAGTGGCTTTGTACCGCATCGACGGTGATATCGACCGACGTTATCAGGACTCCCCCGTAGCGCTGAAGACTGGAAATAATATACTCCTGCATATCGTGAAGCGAACCGGAAAGATTGACTCCTATAGGGAGGTGAACCTTTAGATGAAGATGATATCCACCTGCATCGTGCTTGACGCTTACCTTCCGTACCGATACTGCGTCGTCCCATTCATCGACACAGTGTAGAACCATCTGGGTAAGGGCCGCCTCACTAATTTCAACTTTTCCCCGTTTGCTTGAGAACTCGGGTTGTACCACGGTCTTTTCAAAGGCCCGTTGTCCTCCGGGAAGAAGACCAAGCTTTTTTTTGAAAAATACCTTTACGGAATCATAAACAAACTGGGGGTAATTCTGCCTGATTTCTATAGAAGGAACGGGGATCACATGCTTACCTTCCGTTCTGCTTTTAATAGCCGTTTCGATCTCTTCTTTACTTGCAAGTTGTTCAATGCTCAATACTTTCGAGGGAGTAGGTAGTCCAAGCCTTCCCGCAATTTTCCTGACCATTCGTTCGCTTGTACCGATAAGAAGGATCCTCCTGAATTTTTCTCTATCAATAGCCTCCCTGACTTCTCTAAGATGGGCGGGGTCTTCGAAGAGTGCAGTCTTGATGGCGGAAAGGAAGAGCTTTTCCCGCTTAGCGGAACGGCCCGCAATAATCTTCTGATCGCGAATAAGTAATCCATCGTCGATGATTAATTCAATACCGTATTTTTCTGCCACAAGTTTTGCCCGGAAGCTTTTACCCGTTCCGCTGCGTCCTACCAACGCAAATACCTGTACGCCCCTGAGTAGCCATACGAGATGGCGGATAAACTGAACCATGAAAGCATGATAGCTGCCACCGACATTTTAGGAAAGACCCGGGGCTTTCGTGAGGAGTAGTTTCCTGTGCTACCTTGACAAATTGCTGTTGTACCCGGAAACTGAGGCGGACGGATACAGCGGGAATGGTGCGAAAAAATAGAATAGGGGCAATTTTTGCTCTCATATGTTGTGTGATAGTATATGTGCTTTCTCTTTTCTCTGCCTTTCGCCAGGACCATACTAGTTCAGGTCCCGAACGTCAGTTGTGGCCTGATGCCGTTCCCGTTCTCGTGGATTCGAGTCTTCATCGTTCCGATTTTCTAAGGATTGCGAAATCGGCAGGCTACGAAAGGGTGAGTCATCAGGGAAATGCAATGGTTCCTCTTTTCTCCTTCCATGGCATGATCAAGGTGCCTGTGGAGAAGGTTTCAGAACGCTACGATTCCCTTGATCCGCTTTATGATCCGTTTCTGAAAAAACTTCCGGCGCTTTTTAGCGGAAGCATCGATGGACGGGATGCTCAGGTCTACTACATCATCACAGAAGATGATCCGAACATGGTCTTTCGGCGCTTATCCGGGGTGAACAGCCCTTATTCGGGAAAATTTGTTGTTGCCGGAACGGGAAGCGGGCCTGTACTGCTCCTTCCTTTTATCTTTCTTTTCCTTGTCATTTTTTTTGCTTTTGGGGTGGATGCGAAATCCCGTCTCCTCTTTCTTTTGGGATCACTTCCTGTTGCCGTCTTTTCTTTTGGGACATCTTTTGGCTCTTATGCGGCAATCCTTCTTTTTTCGCCATTTTGGGCTTCGCTGGTCACCCAAATTCCCTTGTTTCTGAATGAGCGCTTCAGAAGAGGATCGGACACGTCAAATATGGCACACGACCTTTTG
Coding sequences:
- a CDS encoding cysteine desulfurase family protein gives rise to the protein MMERIYLDWAATAPLSDRAREAYDKTAERFPGNPSAVHKEGKEASSLLEACRKRVAHMLGTEPEHIIFTSGGTESNAIVLHSFLRTKGTGKIIIPGFEHPAIWEYRPIFSEFGFSLAEPSIREESRFSVEEYVRLITGDTKLACCMAVHNETGEIFPIQKLVEAIRSKEEGHPVHIHTDAVQAGGKREISIAEDIIASGIDSASFSGHKIGAPRGIGILYLKKPLAHPFPGGGQEMGMRPGTENLPAIAALTESLTMATEGRLPSKEAQMLLFEGLSSMKGVSVIPRSRKASPRNFVGSTISATASPIPSETLVRVMNDKGYAISAGSACSNRGSHGGKKIRRALMKAGVGEADALGAFRISIGPDTTCAQIEQFLQALDQTIQFLGRAF
- a CDS encoding ArsR/SmtB family transcription factor; this encodes MDDQTCCADIIIETYAEKLKVCGHPVRLKILCLIEKEEACVMELWKCLNQSQPVVSQHLAVLKEKGIVDSEIQGNKRFYSIVDPFIKSIVQSLGTV
- a CDS encoding 3-dehydroquinate synthase — translated: MKQEFRLGERVSTVRFLEQGERAEEIIRREYPHSLIIWVADENTSRYLPAGEPHCLVLPAGEAFKTMETILRIVDFALQVGAGRDSLFVALGGGVVCDMTAFAASVYMRGAGVVLLPSTLLAMVDATLGGKSGVDYRGYKNIIGTFYPASLIIIEPTYLASLPQREIMGGLAEVVKHAMLSGEDALERIERLLPDIKAGNRDAFSSIIAESLTVKGAVIEQDPLERGIRAHLNLGHTFAHALESATGFNGWSHGEAVAWGLSRALHAGELLGETDPGYRRFIDELLDRFGYRRYAEADTSAILEAVGSDKKKRGGEVRFVLQKKAGDTFTRALPREIVEEAISGGCLNP
- a CDS encoding helicase-related protein, whose amino-acid sequence is MNHPELPIYQQRAKILDELEKNQVIVVESPTGSGKTTQLPMILYEAGYAGRGIIGVTQPRRIAAVSVSDYIASQMGTKVPGIVGYKMRFEDQTVSETAIKIMTDGILLQELKADRYLSRYSVIMVDEAHERSLNIDFILGLLKEIIQERKDLKVIISSATINPKIFSDYFGKAPILHIDAIIHPVEIRYAPLEHPGDPDLLTEKIVSIVGDTVKHKTPGDILIFLSGEKAIKDAMTALSTSSFAKKLYILPLYGRLTKEEQEQVFVPTPRGKSKVVISTNIAETSVTIDGITTVIDSGLAKLNYYNPRTFTSSLIEGPISQASCDQRKGRAGRTRPGVCYRLYDKRDYQHRDPFTLEEIYRTDLSEVVLRMAELDIQEFEAFDFISPPGRPGIIGAIETLKLLDALTEERQLTRTGLMMVDFPLSPRHSKILVEAIFRYPSAMEEVLIATAFLSTHTPFVLPPGEEMEARRAHHQLSDPAGDFISYISIFRQFIKLKGKKRREHFCDTYYLDYRTMGEIVNIKQQLEEIVSGFGVPISSGGATRDILCSIAAGLVQFVCVRTGRGIYRSLTADRIQIHPGSCMFRESPGFIVAGEIVRTSRMFARSVSPLHRSWLEEISPSLNLLITTKAGKPSSKKQEKEEKQKAKRDTSWTIKVGEKNFTMEPYKGKKKIAVLPWEEISPLVQSGESLPQIQENARAKITWSGYEIHTGDRIASIIKIVPFINPPKDLSYPAPGGKNYNAAEELEALCGHLDALLRTAKTKKSSKRLGFITLETDGVGVYWFKVIKSFHTAVDVSLSSLEALADELNESTKHTLVEKVNDAYRRLNTIFESY
- the hisS gene encoding histidine--tRNA ligase, with the translated sequence MIIEPRVLKGFRDFLPDQASRRIAIMHTLEQVFLGYGFVPIDTPVLEYREVLLGKGGGETDKQVYAFTDQGGREVAMRFDLTVPFARFMASHINELSLPFKRYHIDKVWRGENTQKGRYREFVQCDFDIVGIDALSADLEILLMMRSAFTALGIDNVSFKVNHRGLFNRFLDTIEVASHSAAILRIVDKLAKIGEKEVREQLASEIGSQTAEKVLDYIQAKGSFLEAVEKLEELAGGSCEESNRLREIYRALEEASVADSFILDPSITRGLDYYTGIVYETFLNDLPQIGSVCSGGRYNNLASLYTKQQLPGVGSSIGLDRLVAALEELGKAGGSTSAPAVAIFNIDESLSGYYHMLAGKVRKAGLSCEVQLQSQKLGKQFAWAEKRGIRMALICGGDEKNAGKVSVKNLATRESRNMIDIKEAIDWCRMVATEE
- the pcnB gene encoding polynucleotide adenylyltransferase PcnB encodes the protein MLKRYATDEKGQSVPIAKIYTEQEHPISSDQIDSDAFAITRRLKDAGFEAYIVGGAVRDLLQGKSPKDFDIATSAYPKQVRKLFRNSRIIGRRFRLVHVHYGSGKIIEVSTFRTDDEEGNSNNVFGTLEDDVKRRDFSVNALYFDPQKLHIIDFVDGVKDVRAGKMKSLLPLDRTFKDDPVRMIRAIKYSTGGGFRMGWKLRRAIARHVDELERCPSSRMTEEVFKVLASGRSALLIDEFLKTGLFRHMLPRIDSLLKSGDKKLRGAFFASLEELDLLVREKNEDRKGQMLVRLLGPFLELSLEGTNSVDLFRDTFKSFKQLLEPITPPNHEVEMAVIKLFRQCGIRTPRNIARRPKPSSLEPIAKDKENKTRRSRRRKKRQSAENADVALDV
- a CDS encoding DUF1570 domain-containing protein, translated to MKRRSIIAVLLLCTTAMVFGQSMQMAEGNHYRVFSEMGKEDAQANAEFLDAFFVLFNSYFHFDPAELQNKMNVRLFSSKAKFDDYLRSTVSETRDTFVFLQYKNSAKSELVGYAMDDPELERRSLIHHGFVQYLRSFISEPPLWLQKGFAIYFEESSYNADRKTAIYRENLGWIPYLRTLLAEENETEGSSGLLPLNMLLYVDAETANANIDQFYAESWGLVSFLLNSEYKNYNRALWDAISSLSADATKRDNENSTVQRAFAWTDRNLFVSDFASYISSVKTFPDLIESGMQAYGLEQYDEAEKLFSSAMALRPENYIPYYYLGLIGYARADYASAEYYYHSSIQAGGNAPLTYYALGVNAYADSRNSDAAFYLSQVKSLDPEGFGVKADDLLTRINSESGNATKETEE
- a CDS encoding ATP-binding cassette domain-containing protein; protein product: MVQFIRHLVWLLRGVQVFALVGRSGTGKSFRAKLVAEKYGIELIIDDGLLIRDQKIIAGRSAKREKLFLSAIKTALFEDPAHLREVREAIDREKFRRILLIGTSERMVRKIAGRLGLPTPSKVLSIEQLASKEEIETAIKSRTEGKHVIPVPSIEIRQNYPQFVYDSVKVFFKKKLGLLPGGQRAFEKTVVQPEFSSKRGKVEISEAALTQMVLHCVDEWDDAVSVRKVSVKHDAGGYHLHLKVHLPIGVNLSGSLHDMQEYIISSLQRYGGVLITSVDITVDAVQSH